A genomic region of Zea mays cultivar B73 chromosome 6, Zm-B73-REFERENCE-NAM-5.0, whole genome shotgun sequence contains the following coding sequences:
- the LOC100277170 gene encoding uncharacterized protein LOC100277170: MQSARLHARLWVGGGSCGAHARGCGIAACTLVFEAASGPEPAPSCGSSCLRARLRRRRRWPAHPRARRQSVLVLRRAGPRLCVSAPSKQRRRDALVAG; the protein is encoded by the coding sequence ATGCAATCCGCGCGCCTACACGCTCGCCTGTGGGTTGGCGGCGGCAGCTGTGGGGCCCACGCCCGTGGCTGCGGCATCGCGGCCTGCACACTCGTCTTTGAGGCAGCATCGGGGCCTGAGCCCGCGCCTTCTTGCGGCAGCAGCTGCCTGCGTGCTCGCCtgcgtcggcggcgacggtggCCTGCGCACCCGCGCGCTCGGCGACAGTCTGTGCTTGTTTTGCGGCGGGCGGGGCCACGTCTGTGCGTCAGCGCGCCTTCAAAACAGAGGCGGCGCGATGCCCTCGTAGCGGGGTAG